In Deltaproteobacteria bacterium, a genomic segment contains:
- a CDS encoding zinc ribbon domain-containing protein has translation MPIYEFYCPSCHVVFSFFSLRMDTETVPACPRCHREHLVRQASVFSLGKKRPDGDEGDGGMPDIDESRLEKAMQGLMNDSGALDSDDPRQAARLMRRLFRDVGLEPGPGIDEAMRRMEAGEDPEKVEAELGDALDEDPFTAGLWKKASGRIRPPEHDETLYDLKG, from the coding sequence ATGCCTATCTACGAATTCTACTGCCCCTCGTGTCATGTCGTGTTCAGCTTCTTCTCCCTTCGGATGGACACGGAGACCGTTCCGGCCTGCCCCCGTTGCCACCGGGAGCATCTCGTCCGCCAAGCCTCGGTCTTTTCTCTGGGGAAAAAACGGCCCGACGGCGATGAAGGGGATGGAGGCATGCCCGACATCGACGAATCCAGGCTGGAAAAGGCCATGCAGGGCCTGATGAACGACTCCGGGGCCTTGGACAGTGACGATCCGAGACAGGCCGCCCGCCTCATGCGTCGGCTCTTTCGTGACGTCGGGTTGGAGCCCGGGCCCGGCATTGACGAGGCCATGAGACGCATGGAGGCCGGGGAGGATCCGGAAAAAGTCGAGGCCGAACTCGGAGACGCCCTTGATGAAGACCCGTTCACCGCTGGGCTCTGGAAAAAGGCCTCGGGCCGGATCAGACCGCCCGAGCACGACGAGACTCTCTACGACCTGAAGGGATGA